The following coding sequences lie in one Variovorax terrae genomic window:
- the nuoF gene encoding NADH-quinone oxidoreductase subunit NuoF, translating into MNAEQVLSQFQATGVQTCFHGRHINPQIYADLNGSNWRLKDYEARGGYQALRKILLGADGVEPMTQDQVIATVKESALRGRGGAGFPTGLKWSFMPRQFPGQKYLVCNSDEGEPGTCKDRDILQFNPHIVIEGMIIAAYAMGISVGYNYIHGEIFQTYDRFEAALEEARAAGLLGDNILGSAYSFQLHAAHGFGAYICGEETALLESLEGKKGQPRFKPPFPASFGLYGKPTTINNTETFAAVPWIIRNGGQAYLEIGKPNNGGTKIYSVSGDVELPGNYEIPLGTPFSKLLELAGGVRKGRTLKAVIPGGSSAPVLPASIMMECTMDYDSIAKAGSMLGSGAVIVMDDSRCMVESLKRLSYFYMHESCGQCTPCREGTGWLWRVVDRIHNGQGRPSDMDLLNSVADNIQGRTICALGDAAAMPVRAMIKHFRHEFEALIDKAPQAVAQA; encoded by the coding sequence ATGAACGCCGAACAAGTGCTGTCCCAGTTTCAGGCCACGGGCGTGCAGACCTGTTTCCACGGCCGCCACATCAACCCGCAGATCTATGCCGACCTCAACGGCAGCAACTGGCGCCTGAAGGACTACGAGGCCCGCGGCGGCTACCAGGCCCTGCGCAAGATCCTGCTCGGTGCCGATGGCGTCGAACCCATGACGCAGGACCAGGTGATCGCCACCGTCAAGGAATCGGCCCTGCGCGGCCGTGGCGGCGCAGGCTTTCCCACGGGGCTCAAGTGGAGCTTCATGCCGCGCCAGTTCCCGGGCCAGAAATACCTGGTCTGCAATTCGGACGAAGGCGAGCCCGGCACCTGCAAGGATCGCGACATCCTGCAGTTCAACCCGCACATCGTGATCGAGGGCATGATCATCGCGGCCTACGCGATGGGCATCAGCGTGGGGTACAACTACATCCACGGCGAAATCTTCCAGACCTACGACCGGTTCGAGGCGGCGCTGGAGGAGGCGCGTGCCGCCGGCCTGCTGGGCGACAACATCCTCGGCAGCGCCTACAGCTTCCAGTTGCATGCGGCGCACGGCTTCGGCGCCTACATCTGCGGCGAGGAAACCGCGCTGCTCGAATCGCTCGAAGGCAAGAAGGGCCAGCCGCGCTTCAAGCCGCCGTTCCCGGCCAGCTTCGGCCTGTACGGCAAGCCGACCACGATCAACAATACCGAGACCTTTGCGGCCGTGCCCTGGATCATCCGCAACGGCGGCCAGGCCTACCTCGAGATCGGCAAGCCCAACAACGGCGGCACCAAGATCTACTCGGTCTCGGGCGACGTGGAGTTGCCCGGCAACTACGAAATCCCGCTGGGCACACCCTTCAGCAAGCTGCTGGAGCTGGCCGGCGGTGTGCGCAAGGGCCGCACGCTCAAGGCCGTGATCCCCGGCGGCTCGTCGGCCCCGGTGCTGCCCGCCTCCATCATGATGGAGTGCACGATGGACTACGACTCCATCGCCAAGGCCGGCTCCATGCTCGGCTCCGGCGCGGTGATCGTGATGGACGACAGCCGCTGCATGGTCGAGTCGCTCAAGCGCCTCTCGTACTTCTACATGCACGAGTCCTGCGGGCAGTGCACGCCGTGCCGCGAAGGCACGGGCTGGCTCTGGCGCGTGGTGGACCGCATCCACAACGGGCAGGGCAGGCCGAGCGACATGGATCTGCTGAACTCGGTGGCCGACAACATCCAGGGCCGCACGATCTGCGCCCTCGGCGATGCGGCGGCCATGCCGGTGCGCGCCATGATCAAGCACTTCCGCCACGAATTCGAAGCGCTGATCGACAAGGCGCCGCAAGCTGTGGCGCAAGCCTGA
- the nuoH gene encoding NADH-quinone oxidoreductase subunit NuoH produces the protein MIDAIFNLGQSLVAASWWTGLAWPVIWNLIKIVVVVLPLMGAVAYLTLWERKAIGFTQIRLGPNRIGPMGLLQPIADALKLLTKEIILPTAANKGLFLLGPIMTIMPALAAWAVIPFGPDVALANINAGLLFMMAITSLEVYGVIIAGWASNSKYAFLGALRASAQMVSYEIAMGFCFVVVLMVSASLNMTDIVMGQGKGQFADLGLTFLSWNWLPLLPVFVVYFISGLAETNRHPFDVVEGESEIVAGHMIEYSGMSFAMFFLAEYANMWLVSILAVIMFLGGWLPPVAFLDFIPGWIWLGIKTFCVVTMFLWVRSTFPRYRYDQIMRLGWKIFIPVTLVWLVVIGVWMQTPFNIWK, from the coding sequence ATGATCGACGCGATCTTCAACCTCGGCCAGTCCCTGGTCGCCGCCAGCTGGTGGACGGGCCTCGCGTGGCCCGTGATCTGGAACCTCATCAAGATCGTGGTGGTGGTGCTGCCGCTGATGGGCGCCGTGGCCTACCTCACGCTGTGGGAGCGCAAGGCCATCGGCTTCACCCAGATCCGCCTGGGCCCCAACCGCATCGGCCCGATGGGCCTGCTGCAGCCGATCGCCGATGCCCTCAAGCTGCTGACCAAGGAAATCATCCTGCCGACAGCCGCCAACAAGGGATTGTTCCTGCTGGGCCCGATCATGACCATCATGCCGGCGCTGGCGGCCTGGGCCGTGATTCCCTTCGGGCCCGACGTGGCGCTGGCCAACATCAACGCCGGCCTGCTGTTCATGATGGCCATCACCTCGCTGGAAGTCTATGGCGTCATCATCGCCGGCTGGGCTTCCAACTCGAAGTACGCCTTCCTTGGCGCGCTGCGGGCTTCGGCGCAGATGGTGAGCTATGAAATCGCCATGGGTTTCTGCTTCGTGGTGGTGCTCATGGTGTCGGCCAGCCTGAACATGACCGACATCGTGATGGGGCAGGGCAAGGGGCAGTTCGCCGACCTAGGGCTGACCTTCCTGTCGTGGAACTGGCTGCCGCTGCTGCCGGTCTTCGTGGTGTATTTCATCTCCGGCCTGGCCGAGACCAACCGCCATCCGTTCGACGTGGTGGAAGGCGAGTCCGAAATCGTGGCCGGCCACATGATCGAGTACTCGGGCATGAGCTTCGCGATGTTCTTCCTGGCCGAATACGCCAACATGTGGCTGGTCTCGATTCTCGCGGTCATCATGTTCCTGGGCGGCTGGCTGCCCCCGGTGGCCTTCCTCGACTTTATTCCCGGCTGGATCTGGCTGGGCATCAAGACCTTCTGCGTGGTCACGATGTTCCTGTGGGTGCGTTCGACGTTCCCGCGCTACCGCTACGACCAGATCATGCGCCTGGGCTGGAAGATCTTCATTCCGGTCACCCTGGTATGGCTGGTGGTGATCGGCGTCTGGATGCAGACACCGTTCAATATCTGGAAATAA
- the nuoG gene encoding NADH-quinone oxidoreductase subunit NuoG, which yields MVEIELDGQKVEVLEGSMVMHAADKAGTYIPHFCYHKKLSIAANCRMCLVDVEKAPKPMPACATPVTQGMIVRTKSDKAIKAQQSVMEFLLINHPLDCPICDQGGECQLQDLAVGYGGSASRYQEEKRVVFHKDVGPLISMEEMSRCIHCTRCVRFGQEVAGIMELGMIHRGEHSEITTVVGDTVDSELSGNMIDICPVGALTSKPFRYSARTWELSRRKSVSPHDSTGANLIVQVKNHKVMRVVPFENEAVNECWIADRDRFSYEALNSDERLTRPMLKQGGEWKTVDWQTALEYVANGLKQIKTDHGAQSIGVLASPHSTLEELYLAGALTRGLGSENIDHRLRHVEFAAFEGARHLGTPIASLSQLQRVLVVGSNLRKDHPLFAQRIRQAVRKGGSISAINSVAYDWAMPVGRTLLAASSAWAQALADVAAAVAAEKGVAAPAAGQASDTARAIAQSLLGGERKAILLGNAAAHHAQASSLLALAQWIGEQTGATVGYLGEAANTVGAQLVGALPGAGGLNAGQMLGGALKAVLLLNNEPEFDSAAGAAAATALGRADMVVTLSPFKANMAFSDVLLPIAPFTETSGTFVNAEGRIQGFHAVVKPQGEARPAWKVLRVLANLLGLPGFDFESSQEVLARACGAQPAEATHVPADKLSNATRAAIVLSAAASPAPAVASIYQLDGLVRRAASLQLTADARQPAAAQGVTA from the coding sequence ATGGTTGAAATCGAACTCGACGGCCAGAAGGTGGAAGTGCTCGAAGGCAGCATGGTGATGCATGCGGCCGACAAGGCGGGCACCTACATTCCGCATTTCTGCTATCACAAGAAGCTCAGCATCGCGGCCAACTGCCGCATGTGCCTGGTCGACGTGGAGAAGGCGCCCAAGCCCATGCCGGCCTGCGCCACGCCCGTGACGCAGGGCATGATCGTGCGCACCAAGAGCGACAAGGCGATCAAGGCCCAGCAGTCGGTCATGGAGTTCCTGCTGATCAACCACCCGCTGGACTGCCCGATCTGCGACCAGGGCGGCGAATGCCAGCTGCAGGATCTGGCCGTGGGCTATGGCGGCTCGGCCTCGCGCTACCAGGAAGAAAAGCGCGTGGTGTTCCACAAGGACGTGGGCCCGCTGATCTCGATGGAAGAGATGAGCCGCTGCATCCATTGCACGCGCTGCGTGCGCTTCGGCCAGGAAGTGGCGGGCATCATGGAGCTCGGCATGATCCATCGGGGCGAACACTCCGAGATCACCACCGTGGTGGGCGACACGGTCGACTCCGAGCTGTCGGGCAACATGATCGACATCTGCCCGGTCGGCGCGCTCACCAGCAAGCCGTTCCGCTACAGCGCCCGCACCTGGGAACTGAGCCGCCGCAAGTCGGTCAGCCCCCATGATTCGACCGGCGCCAACCTGATCGTGCAGGTCAAGAACCACAAGGTGATGCGCGTCGTGCCCTTCGAGAACGAAGCGGTCAACGAATGTTGGATCGCCGACCGCGACCGCTTTTCGTACGAGGCGCTCAACAGCGACGAACGCCTGACCCGCCCCATGCTCAAGCAGGGCGGTGAATGGAAGACCGTGGACTGGCAGACGGCGCTCGAGTACGTGGCCAATGGCCTGAAGCAGATCAAGACCGACCACGGCGCGCAAAGCATCGGTGTGCTGGCCAGCCCGCACAGCACGCTCGAAGAGCTGTACCTGGCCGGCGCGCTGACGCGCGGCCTGGGCAGCGAGAACATCGACCACCGCCTGCGCCACGTCGAGTTTGCCGCCTTTGAAGGCGCACGCCACCTCGGCACTCCGATCGCCTCGCTGTCGCAACTGCAGCGTGTGCTGGTGGTCGGCAGCAACCTGCGCAAGGACCATCCGCTGTTTGCACAGCGGATTCGCCAGGCTGTCCGCAAGGGCGGGTCGATCAGTGCTATCAATTCCGTAGCATACGACTGGGCCATGCCGGTGGGCCGCACGCTGCTGGCTGCATCGTCGGCCTGGGCGCAGGCGCTGGCCGACGTGGCCGCCGCCGTGGCGGCGGAAAAAGGCGTGGCCGCACCCGCTGCAGGCCAGGCCAGCGACACGGCCCGGGCCATCGCGCAATCGCTGCTGGGCGGCGAACGCAAGGCCATCCTGCTGGGCAATGCCGCGGCTCACCATGCCCAGGCGTCCAGCCTGCTGGCACTGGCGCAATGGATTGGCGAGCAGACCGGTGCCACGGTGGGCTACCTGGGCGAGGCCGCCAACACGGTGGGCGCGCAACTGGTGGGCGCCCTTCCGGGGGCCGGTGGGCTGAATGCCGGCCAGATGCTCGGCGGTGCTCTGAAGGCGGTGCTGCTGCTGAACAATGAGCCCGAGTTCGATTCGGCGGCCGGTGCCGCCGCCGCGACGGCGCTGGGTCGGGCCGACATGGTGGTGACCTTGAGCCCGTTCAAGGCCAACATGGCGTTCAGCGATGTGCTGCTGCCGATCGCGCCGTTCACTGAAACCTCGGGCACCTTCGTCAACGCCGAGGGGCGCATCCAGGGCTTCCATGCCGTCGTCAAGCCGCAGGGCGAGGCGAGGCCGGCCTGGAAGGTGCTGCGCGTGTTGGCGAATCTGCTGGGCCTGCCCGGCTTTGACTTCGAATCCTCGCAGGAGGTGCTGGCCCGGGCTTGCGGCGCACAGCCTGCCGAGGCTACGCACGTGCCGGCCGACAAGCTGAGCAACGCGACCCGCGCGGCGATCGTGCTGTCTGCCGCGGCATCGCCGGCTCCGGCCGTCGCCAGCATCTATCAGCTCGATGGCCTGGTCCGCCGGGCGGCCTCGCTGCAACTGACGGCTGACGCTCGCCAGCCGGCCGCTGCCCAAGGGGTGACCGCATGA
- the nuoE gene encoding NADH-quinone oxidoreductase subunit NuoE, translated as MISDAVKARFAAEVAKYPADQKQSAVMACLAIVQQALGHVSVDSEKEVADYLGMPQIAVHEVTTFYNMYNQQPVGKYKLNVCTNLPCQLRDGQKALHHLEHRLGVRMGETTADGLFTLQQSECLGACADSPVMLVNDRTMCSFMSNEKLDQLIDGLKKAEAP; from the coding sequence ATGATTTCTGATGCAGTCAAAGCCCGCTTTGCCGCGGAAGTGGCGAAGTATCCCGCCGACCAGAAGCAGTCCGCCGTGATGGCCTGCCTCGCTATCGTCCAGCAAGCGCTGGGCCATGTGAGCGTGGACAGCGAGAAGGAAGTGGCCGACTACCTCGGCATGCCGCAGATCGCGGTGCACGAGGTCACGACCTTCTACAACATGTACAACCAGCAGCCGGTGGGCAAGTACAAGCTCAACGTCTGCACCAACCTGCCGTGCCAGCTGCGCGACGGCCAGAAGGCGCTGCACCACCTGGAGCACCGGCTCGGCGTCAGGATGGGCGAGACCACGGCCGACGGCCTGTTCACGCTGCAGCAGAGCGAGTGCCTGGGCGCCTGCGCCGATTCCCCGGTGATGCTGGTGAACGACCGCACCATGTGCAGCTTCATGAGCAACGAGAAGCTCGACCAGCTCATCGACGGCCTGAAGAAAGCAGAGGCTCCCTGA